The sequence below is a genomic window from Burkholderiales bacterium.
GCAGCGCGCCCGCCCCGGAGTCTCGATAATTTCAAGTTCGGCGCCTTCGACGATCGTATCTTTGGCGCAGACTTCGAAACAAAAGCGTATGGCGTCCGGCATCACCGCCGAGAGCTTGCCGATTTCCAGAGTTACGCGCAGGACCTGCTGGCCCGACGCACGCTCGGCGCAAATCGCTACCACATTGCCGGTTATGCTGAGTTCATGCATAAATCGCGTTC
It includes:
- the hypA gene encoding hydrogenase maturation nickel metallochaperone HypA; this translates as MHELSITGNVVAICAERASGQQVLRVTLEIGKLSAVMPDAIRFCFEVCAKDTIVEGAELEIIETPGRARCSECGGEMMLTEMFGRCECGSVNIEVIAGNELKIRQMEVAECA